Proteins encoded within one genomic window of Triticum aestivum cultivar Chinese Spring chromosome 2D, IWGSC CS RefSeq v2.1, whole genome shotgun sequence:
- the LOC123054500 gene encoding uncharacterized membrane protein At4g09580 produces the protein MGREDRFPVWEAALGAGVAAVFAAGLVGVYLSMPDSDYSFLKLPRNLHELQILTGHLENYTSDYTVQVLIGYCAVYIFMQTFMIPGTIFMSLLAGALFGQLRGVALVVFAASAGASSCFFLSKLIGKPLVFVLWPDKLTFFQKQVAKRREKLLNYMLFLRVTPTLPNTFINLASPIVDVPFHTFLLATLIGLIPAAYVTVRAGIALGELTSLSDLYDTQSVALLFLIGVVSVTPALLSKDEAQDTAPEIAAGAS, from the exons atgGGGAGGGAGGACAGGTTCCCGGTCTGGGAGGCCGCGCTCGGCGCCGGGGTCGCCGCCGTCTTCGCCGCGGGCCTCGTCGGGGTCTACCTCTCCATGCCGGACTCCGACTACAGCTTCCTCAAGTTGCCCCGCAACCTCCACGAACTACAAATCCTCAC TGGCCATCTTGAGAACTATACCAGTGACTACACCGTACAGGTGTTGATAGGCTACTGTGCTGTGTACATTTTCATGCAGACCTTCATGATCCCAGGGACAATATTCATGTCATTGCTTGCTGGTGCTCTATTCGGGCAACTCCGGGGTGTGGCTCTGGTTGTCTTTGCTGCCTCAGCTGGTGCTTCTTCATGCTTTTTCCTGTCGAAGCTGATTGGAAAACCGCTGGTGTTCGTGCTGTGGCCAGACAAGCTCACATTCTTCCAGAAGCAG GTTGCCAAAAGAAGAGAAAAGCTGTTGAATTACATGCTTTTCCTCAGGGTCACCCCAACACTGCCAAATACCTTCATCAACTTGGCCTCGCCCATTGTTGATGTGCCCTTCCATACCTTCTTACTGGCAACTCTTATCGGTCTCATCCCAGCAGCCTACGTGACCGTGAGG GCTGGGATTGCTCTGGGAGAGTTAACATCGCTCAGCGACCTGTACGACACCCAGTCAGTAGCTCTGCTGTTCTTGATCGGCGTGGTCTCGGTCACACCAGCATTGTTGAGCAAGGACGAGGCGCAAGACACGGCACCAGAAATCGCAGCAGGCGCCTCATGA
- the LOC123049965 gene encoding uncharacterized protein, with protein sequence MLGLLRRRAASSPAASLQLFQCCYHRSSERLLPCRDQEVSYGLNWAIAARGVVVKDKVFYNLEPSELQKSGTAYAERLSGTPLHVKGNVIGGFPEISGAQFAKLLKQVTFHLSSISSLYVQDGAIGSSAECDAKVRVISDNPSAIMSLSNILQKIPDRAISHDTCPLTIYVASSISTNVRNALGSGTQYANGVAVADIERSSLILCGKAFADSAMLKDALTALAAPILSARGGLPVPGWLLSSGGSIVLLFAPVEVIKSCSEIQDVLVSTDSGVVICSKQSSVLFPTKSRPPQLFTKPATVVVVSSDSTDALPLVSKLSPGQAAYHFLAGYEDGKFIPAYNRAPSPFDQLALANSLFLHLKKDKTPTYLINAKSSGKQIDGKDLMRLIELAQSNGMPDSTKPEDTRVAELKGKYRGFISSKFGKCLPEEFSF encoded by the exons ATGCTGGgccttctccgccgccgcgccgcatcctcgccggcggcgagcctcCAGCTA TTCCAGTGCTGTTACCATCGAAGCAGTGAGAGACTATTGCCTTGCCGAG ACCAGGAAGTCTCATATGGTCTCAATTGGGCTATTGCTGCGAGAGGTGTTGTCGTAAAAGATAAGGTCTTCTACAACTTGGAGCCGTCTGAGCTTCAGAAAAGTGGCACTGCTTACGCAG AGCGTTTGTCTGGTACTCCACTTCATGTCAAAGGAAATGTTATCGGTGGGTTCCCTGAAATTTCAGGAGCTCAATTTGCAAAGCTTCTGAAACAG GTGACCTTTCACCTTTCATCCATCTCAAGTCTTTATGTCCAAGATGGTGCCATTGGTTCATCTGCAGAATGTGATGCAAAGGTCCGTGTTATAAGTGACAACCCCTCTGCCATCATGTCACTCTCCAATATCCTTCAGAAAATACCAGATCGTGCGATTTCCCACGACACATGCCCTTTAACTATATATGTTGCCAGTTCCATCAG TACCAACGTCAGGAATGCTCTAGGTTCAGGGACACAATATGCTAATGGAGTTGCAGTGGCAGACATAGAGCGCTCATCACTTATCCTATGTGGTAAAGCATTTGCTGATTCCGCTATGCTAAAAGATGCTCTTACCGCTTTGGCTGCCCCTATACTGTCTGCAAGAGGAGGCCTCCCTGTCCCTGGCTG GCTTCTGTCTTCTGGCGGTTCTATCGTACTGCTGTTTGCTCCAGTGGAGGTCATCAAGTCCTGCTCCGAAATTCAGGATGTTCTTGTGTCTACTGATAGCGGTGTAGTTATCTGTTCAAAACAATCTAGTGTGCTTTTCCCAACAAAGTCAAGACCACCACAGTTGTTTACCAAACCAGCTACAGTGGTTGTTGTATCATCTGATAG CACTGATGCCCTACCATTAGTATCAAAGCTCTCTCCAGGTCAGGCAGCTTACCATTTCTTAGCTGGATATGAGGATGGTAAATTCATCCCAGCTTACAACAGGGCCCCCTCTCCTTTTGACCAGCTTGCCCTCGCGAATTCCTTATTTTTGCAT TTGAAAAAAGACAAGACACCAACTTATCTGATCAATGCCAAGAGCTCCGGAAAGCAAATTGATG GCAAGGACTTGATGAGACTAATCGAGCTGGCGCAATCTAACGGCATGCCAGACAGCACCAAACCTGAGGACACTAGAG